In Cytobacillus oceanisediminis, the following proteins share a genomic window:
- a CDS encoding solute carrier family 23 protein, whose protein sequence is MNKPILDIKDVPNPAHWLTLSIQHLFAMFGATILVPYLVGLNPAIALISSGLATIAFLIITKWQVPAYLGSSFAFIAPIIAAKAAGGPGAAMIGSFMAGLVYGAVALIIKKAGYRWIMNLLPPIVVGPVIIVIGLALAGTAVGMAMNNPETGEYSMLHFSAALITLGATIIFSIYAKGMLSMVPILAGIIIGYVYSLAVGLIDFSLVQQASWFEMPEFLIPFADYEVRVTLDLALLMIPVAVVTISEHIGHQLVLGKVVGRDYIKEPGLHRSILADGTGTMISALIGGPPKTTYGENIGVLAITKIYSVYVLAGAAVIAIIFGFIGKVTALISSIPTPVMGGVSILLFGIIASSGLRMLVDSKVDFGNNRNLVIASVILVLGIGGAHIEIWAFKLEGMALAAISGVLLNLILPGREEAKEDMFEAENEKKNNVA, encoded by the coding sequence TATACAGCACTTATTCGCAATGTTTGGAGCTACCATACTTGTACCTTACTTAGTTGGATTGAATCCTGCCATAGCTTTAATCTCAAGCGGACTTGCAACGATAGCTTTTCTCATCATTACTAAATGGCAGGTACCGGCATACTTAGGATCCTCCTTCGCATTCATTGCCCCGATCATCGCTGCCAAAGCTGCTGGCGGCCCGGGTGCTGCCATGATCGGCAGCTTCATGGCTGGACTTGTGTATGGAGCTGTAGCCTTGATTATTAAAAAAGCAGGCTATCGCTGGATTATGAATCTGCTTCCGCCAATTGTGGTAGGCCCTGTGATCATAGTAATCGGATTGGCATTAGCAGGTACAGCAGTCGGAATGGCTATGAACAACCCTGAAACAGGTGAATACAGCATGCTGCATTTCTCAGCAGCGCTCATCACTTTAGGTGCAACAATCATCTTCTCCATCTATGCAAAAGGAATGCTCAGCATGGTGCCGATTCTTGCAGGTATCATCATCGGCTATGTATACTCACTGGCAGTGGGCCTGATAGACTTCTCGCTTGTACAGCAGGCATCCTGGTTCGAAATGCCGGAATTCTTAATCCCGTTCGCTGATTATGAAGTTAGGGTAACCCTTGATCTGGCACTTCTAATGATTCCGGTGGCTGTTGTGACAATCTCTGAACATATCGGCCATCAGCTTGTCCTTGGAAAAGTAGTTGGGAGAGATTACATTAAAGAACCGGGACTTCACCGCTCCATCCTTGCTGATGGAACAGGAACAATGATCTCGGCATTAATCGGGGGTCCGCCAAAGACAACTTACGGTGAAAACATTGGCGTACTGGCCATCACGAAAATTTACAGTGTCTATGTACTAGCAGGTGCTGCAGTCATCGCCATCATCTTCGGATTCATTGGCAAGGTAACAGCACTCATCAGCTCGATCCCTACTCCAGTTATGGGCGGCGTGTCGATCCTGCTGTTCGGGATCATCGCATCATCAGGATTAAGAATGCTTGTTGACAGCAAAGTGGATTTTGGAAACAACCGTAACCTGGTAATCGCCTCAGTCATCCTTGTACTCGGAATTGGCGGAGCTCATATTGAAATTTGGGCATTCAAACTGGAAGGAATGGCACTGGCAGCAATCAGCGGCGTTCTCCTGAACCTGATTCTCCCTGGCAGAGAAGAGGCTAAGGAAGATATGTTTGAAGCTGAAAACGAAAAAAAAAATAATGTAGCTTAA
- a CDS encoding aspartate carbamoyltransferase catalytic subunit, with translation MKHLLTTSELEIKEINTILEDAQHFLNGGTWTPEQKVFVANLFFENSTRTKCSFEVAERRLGLDIIPFEVSTSSVSKGESLYDTVKTLEAIGVHAVVIRHSQDRFFDELADKSGVSILNAGDGCGHHPTQSLLDLLTIKQEFGSFEGLKVAIIGDIAHSRVARSNADALVRLGAKVVFSGPKEWFNEELLDNGMYEDVDTAIETSDVVMLLRIQHERHESKANQTAEEYHLAYGLTEERERTMKPNSIIMHPAPVNRGVEIADCLVECDRSRIFKQMQNGVYIRMAVLKRSIEHIEGGANHVNINQKWPVAY, from the coding sequence ATGAAACATTTGCTCACTACCTCAGAGTTAGAAATTAAAGAAATCAATACAATACTTGAAGATGCGCAACACTTTTTAAACGGCGGAACATGGACTCCTGAACAAAAGGTTTTTGTCGCCAACCTCTTTTTTGAGAATAGCACAAGAACAAAATGCAGCTTTGAAGTGGCGGAAAGGCGGCTTGGACTGGACATAATCCCATTTGAAGTCAGCACGTCAAGTGTATCCAAGGGTGAGTCACTATACGATACGGTAAAAACGCTTGAAGCAATCGGTGTGCATGCAGTCGTCATCCGCCATAGCCAGGATCGCTTCTTTGACGAATTGGCAGATAAAAGCGGTGTTTCCATCCTGAATGCAGGGGACGGCTGCGGCCACCATCCAACACAATCACTGCTTGACCTGCTGACAATTAAACAGGAATTCGGTTCCTTTGAAGGATTAAAAGTAGCCATCATCGGTGATATTGCACATAGCCGTGTCGCAAGATCTAATGCAGATGCACTTGTCCGGCTCGGTGCGAAGGTTGTTTTCTCAGGTCCAAAAGAATGGTTCAATGAAGAATTGCTTGATAATGGCATGTATGAAGATGTTGACACAGCTATTGAAACTTCTGATGTTGTCATGCTGCTGAGAATCCAGCATGAGCGGCATGAGTCGAAAGCCAATCAAACGGCTGAAGAATACCACCTGGCATATGGCCTTACAGAAGAACGTGAAAGAACTATGAAGCCAAACAGCATTATCATGCATCCGGCGCCAGTAAATCGGGGTGTAGAAATAGCAGATTGCTTGGTGGAATGCGATCGTTCCAGAATTTTCAAACAAATGCAAAATGGTGTGTACATCCGAATGGCTGTATTAAAAAGATCAATTGAACATATTGAAGGGGGAGCTAATCATGTCAACATTAATCAAAAATGGCCAGTTGCTTACTAA
- a CDS encoding dihydroorotase: MSTLIKNGQLLTKEGNFEKTDIFIESGKIAGIGAGIEKKAQEVIDAEGLLIAPGFIDLHVHLREPGGEKKETIETGTKAAAKGGFTTVAAMPNTRPVPDTKEQLEKLNNRIEETASVKVLPYASITIRELGQELTDFKALKEAGAFAFTDDGVGVQSAAMMLQAMRNAAEIRMPIVAHCEENTLINKGSVHDGVFAKENSLNGIPSVCESVQIARDVLLAEAAGCHYHVCHISTKESVRVVRDAKRAGIMVTAEVTPHHLLLSEEDIPGLDANFKMNPPLRGADDRAALIEGLLDGTIDFIATDHAPHTAAEKEEGMELAPFGIVGLETAFPLLYTHFVEKGIFTLKQLIDFLTIKPAEAFGLQSGRVEAGNIADLVLLDLNRQEKIDPAQFLSKGKNTPFTGWDCKGWPVMTIAGGKIVWNRGSVRA; encoded by the coding sequence ATGTCAACATTAATCAAAAATGGCCAGTTGCTTACTAAGGAAGGGAACTTTGAAAAAACCGACATTTTCATAGAGTCAGGAAAAATCGCCGGGATAGGTGCAGGTATCGAGAAAAAGGCACAGGAAGTGATTGATGCAGAAGGCCTATTGATTGCACCAGGCTTTATAGATCTGCATGTACACTTGCGTGAGCCTGGCGGTGAAAAGAAAGAGACTATTGAAACTGGTACAAAGGCAGCAGCCAAAGGCGGTTTCACAACGGTTGCGGCGATGCCGAATACCCGGCCTGTACCTGATACGAAAGAACAGCTTGAAAAATTGAACAACCGTATTGAGGAGACTGCGTCGGTCAAGGTTCTGCCGTATGCATCAATTACAATCCGTGAGCTTGGCCAGGAATTAACAGATTTTAAAGCACTGAAAGAAGCTGGAGCGTTTGCTTTTACAGATGATGGAGTTGGGGTGCAATCAGCTGCCATGATGCTGCAGGCAATGAGGAACGCCGCAGAGATAAGAATGCCGATTGTTGCGCACTGCGAAGAAAATACCCTCATTAACAAAGGTTCCGTACATGATGGAGTTTTTGCTAAAGAGAATAGTTTAAATGGTATTCCTTCCGTCTGTGAATCAGTGCAAATCGCAAGGGATGTACTCCTTGCCGAAGCTGCTGGCTGCCACTATCATGTCTGCCATATCAGCACTAAAGAGTCCGTCAGGGTGGTAAGAGATGCAAAGCGGGCAGGCATCATGGTAACGGCCGAAGTGACACCTCATCATCTCCTTCTAAGTGAAGAGGATATCCCAGGTCTGGATGCAAACTTTAAAATGAATCCCCCACTAAGAGGTGCAGATGACAGAGCAGCCTTAATAGAAGGATTACTGGACGGCACGATTGATTTTATCGCGACCGACCATGCACCTCATACAGCAGCAGAAAAAGAAGAGGGGATGGAGCTGGCGCCGTTTGGAATTGTTGGACTAGAAACAGCCTTTCCGCTCCTTTACACCCACTTCGTCGAGAAGGGGATATTCACGCTAAAACAGCTGATTGATTTTTTAACAATCAAGCCAGCAGAGGCATTCGGCTTACAATCAGGAAGAGTGGAAGCAGGTAATATCGCAGATCTTGTCCTGCTTGATCTAAACCGCCAGGAAAAAATTGACCCTGCCCAGTTCTTATCAAAAGGGAAAAACACGCCATTTACTGGCTGGGATTGTAAAGGATGGCCGGTTATGACAATAGCAGGCGGAAAAATTGTTTGGAACAGAGGGAGTGTAAGAGCATGA
- a CDS encoding carbamoyl phosphate synthase small subunit, whose translation MKKQLILEDGTIFIGKGFGSDTNSIGEVVFNTGMTGYQEILSDPSYCGQIVTLTYPLIGNYGINRDDFESISPAISGFIVKEASEFPSNWRNEQSIDEYFKMKNIPGIAGIDTRKLTRIIRQHGTLKGAICSISESPELIIEKLRATKLRNDQVKQVSTQTPYPSPGRGRRVVLVDFGMKHGILRELNKRDCDVIVVPYNTTAEEILSMSPDGVMLSNGPGDPKDVPEAIIMIKGLLGNVPIFGICLGHQLFALACGANTEKMKFGHRGSNHPVKDLQTGKVALTSQNHGYSVEENSVSGTPLEVTHIALNDGTIEGLKHKEVPAFTVQYHPEASPGPEDANGLFEQFLQMIESHKEEGAAACQSVQI comes from the coding sequence ATGAAAAAACAGCTGATTCTGGAAGACGGAACAATTTTTATTGGAAAAGGATTTGGAAGCGATACGAATTCTATTGGAGAGGTAGTATTCAATACAGGAATGACGGGTTATCAGGAAATCCTCTCTGACCCTTCCTACTGCGGACAAATTGTAACATTGACATATCCTTTAATCGGAAATTATGGAATTAATCGAGATGATTTTGAATCAATTTCCCCTGCAATTTCCGGGTTCATTGTTAAAGAAGCAAGCGAGTTTCCTTCAAACTGGAGAAATGAACAATCAATTGATGAATACTTTAAGATGAAAAACATCCCCGGAATTGCTGGGATTGATACTAGGAAATTAACAAGAATTATCAGGCAGCATGGTACGCTGAAAGGTGCTATTTGCAGCATAAGTGAAAGCCCGGAATTAATCATTGAAAAACTGCGTGCAACAAAGCTTCGGAACGATCAGGTTAAGCAAGTTTCCACTCAGACACCTTATCCAAGCCCCGGCCGCGGCAGAAGGGTAGTCCTTGTGGATTTCGGCATGAAACACGGTATCTTAAGAGAATTGAACAAACGGGATTGTGATGTGATTGTTGTGCCTTATAATACAACAGCTGAAGAAATTCTCAGCATGAGCCCGGATGGGGTTATGCTTTCAAATGGACCTGGAGACCCGAAAGATGTTCCGGAAGCCATCATAATGATTAAAGGTCTGTTAGGAAACGTGCCTATTTTTGGGATTTGCCTGGGACATCAGCTTTTTGCCCTTGCATGCGGTGCCAATACAGAAAAAATGAAATTCGGCCATCGCGGTTCAAACCATCCGGTTAAAGATCTGCAAACCGGAAAAGTAGCTTTAACATCTCAAAACCATGGATATTCAGTGGAAGAAAACTCAGTTTCGGGTACTCCTTTGGAAGTAACACATATTGCATTAAACGATGGAACGATTGAAGGCTTAAAACATAAAGAAGTCCCTGCGTTCACTGTGCAATATCATCCTGAGGCTTCACCGGGACCAGAGGATGCAAATGGATTATTTGAACAATTCCTGCAAATGATTGAATCACATAAAGAGGAAGGTGCTGCAGCATGCCAAAGCGTACAGATATAA
- the carB gene encoding carbamoyl-phosphate synthase large subunit: MPKRTDIKSILVIGSGPIVIGQAAEFDYAGTQACLALKEEGYRVILVNSNPATIMTDTEIADAVYIEPLTLEFVSRIIRKERPDALVPTLGGQTGLNLAVELAESGVLEECGVEILGTKLSAIQKAEDRDLFRNLMNELGEPVPESEIIHNLEEAYKFVNRIGYPVIVRPAFTLGGTGGGICHDEEELIEIVTSGLKNSPVTQCLLEKSIAGFKEIEYEVMRDSNDNAIVVCNMENFDPVGVHTGDSIVVAPSQTLSDREYQLLRNTSLKIIRALEIEGGCNVQLALDPDSFNYYIIEVNPRVSRSSALASKATGYPIAKLAAKIAVGLTLDEMMNPVTGKTYACFEPALDYIVSKIPRWPFDKFESANRSLGTQMKATGEVMAIGRTFEESLLKAVRSLEANVYHLELKDADQISNELIEKRIRKAGDERLFYIGEAIRRGVTIETIHEWSRIDLFFLHKIKKIVDFESVLTENPFDPETGKAAKEMGFADLVIARLWDSSEMAVYSWRKEHDIVPVYKMVDTCAAEFESETPYFYGTYEDENESDVTGRKSVVVLGSGPIRIGQGVEFDYSTVHAVWAIKEAGYEAIIINNNPETVSTDFSISDKLYFEPLTIEDVMHIIDLEKPEGVVVQFGGQTAINLAADLVKRGVKILGTSLENLDRAEDRDKFEHALAELGIPMPKGKTALSVEQAVAIAGEIGYPVVVRPSYVLGGRAMEIVYKEAELLHYMENAVKVNPEHPVLIDRYLTGKEIEVDAISDGENVLIPGIMEHIERAGVHSGDSIAVYPPQNISEAIKDKLVEYTEKMARGLGIIGLLNIQYVVAKGEVYVLEVNPRSSRTVPFLSKITNVPMAKIATKVIMGQTLAQQGCGSGLLPERKGVFVKVPVFSFAKLRRVDITLGPEMKSTGEVMGKDSTLEKALYKGLVASGMKIQPFGTVLMTVADKDKEEALQLAKRFVSIGYRLMATSGTALFLKTAGIPVKVTGKIGSEGPNLLDVIRNGEAQFVINTLTKGKQPARDGFRIRRESVENGVPCLTSLDTAEAILQVIESMNFSADAMDKPEQVREAVLS, from the coding sequence ATGCCAAAGCGTACAGATATAAAAAGCATTTTAGTAATCGGATCAGGACCAATTGTCATCGGACAGGCAGCAGAGTTTGATTATGCCGGAACACAGGCCTGCCTTGCATTGAAAGAGGAAGGTTATCGCGTCATCCTTGTAAACTCAAATCCTGCTACCATCATGACAGATACTGAAATTGCTGACGCAGTATATATAGAGCCGCTTACGCTGGAATTCGTCAGCCGCATCATCCGAAAAGAACGCCCTGATGCCCTTGTACCTACTCTTGGGGGACAGACAGGATTAAACCTGGCAGTAGAGCTTGCTGAATCAGGTGTTTTGGAAGAATGTGGGGTTGAAATCCTCGGTACAAAATTATCTGCTATTCAAAAAGCGGAAGACCGGGATCTTTTCAGAAATCTGATGAATGAACTTGGCGAGCCGGTGCCTGAAAGTGAAATTATCCATAACCTGGAGGAAGCATATAAGTTTGTAAATAGGATTGGCTATCCGGTCATCGTACGCCCTGCTTTCACATTAGGGGGAACAGGCGGGGGAATCTGCCACGATGAAGAGGAGTTAATCGAAATTGTGACAAGCGGCTTGAAGAACAGCCCTGTAACACAGTGCCTGCTTGAAAAGAGCATTGCGGGCTTCAAAGAAATTGAGTATGAAGTGATGCGAGACTCCAATGACAATGCGATTGTTGTCTGCAATATGGAAAACTTCGATCCTGTAGGTGTCCACACAGGTGATTCCATTGTTGTAGCTCCAAGCCAAACTTTGAGTGATCGTGAGTATCAGCTGCTAAGAAACACTTCATTAAAAATTATCCGCGCCCTCGAGATTGAAGGAGGATGCAATGTCCAGCTGGCACTTGATCCGGATAGCTTCAATTATTACATCATCGAAGTTAACCCGCGTGTCAGCCGTTCATCAGCACTTGCATCAAAGGCAACAGGTTATCCGATTGCCAAACTGGCAGCCAAGATAGCGGTGGGGCTGACACTCGATGAAATGATGAATCCTGTCACAGGAAAAACATACGCCTGCTTTGAACCGGCATTGGATTATATTGTCTCAAAAATCCCGCGTTGGCCGTTTGATAAATTCGAATCGGCGAACCGTTCGCTTGGAACCCAAATGAAGGCTACAGGTGAAGTAATGGCGATAGGGCGCACATTTGAAGAATCTCTTCTGAAAGCAGTCCGTTCACTTGAAGCAAACGTTTATCATCTTGAGCTGAAGGACGCTGACCAAATTTCTAATGAATTGATCGAAAAGCGGATTCGAAAAGCCGGCGATGAACGTTTGTTTTATATCGGAGAAGCCATCAGAAGGGGAGTCACCATCGAGACGATCCATGAATGGAGCAGGATTGATCTATTCTTCCTTCATAAGATTAAGAAAATCGTAGATTTTGAGAGTGTATTAACAGAAAATCCTTTTGACCCTGAAACAGGGAAAGCTGCAAAGGAAATGGGATTTGCCGATCTGGTAATTGCCAGGCTGTGGGATTCAAGTGAAATGGCAGTATACAGCTGGAGAAAAGAACATGATATTGTACCGGTTTATAAAATGGTTGATACATGTGCAGCAGAATTTGAATCTGAAACACCGTATTTCTATGGAACATACGAAGATGAGAACGAATCGGATGTAACTGGCCGTAAAAGTGTTGTTGTTCTGGGCTCAGGTCCAATCCGGATTGGCCAGGGAGTAGAGTTTGACTACTCAACTGTCCACGCAGTATGGGCAATCAAGGAAGCAGGCTATGAAGCAATCATCATTAATAATAATCCGGAAACTGTCTCTACGGACTTTAGCATCTCCGATAAGCTTTATTTTGAGCCGCTTACGATTGAAGATGTTATGCACATCATTGACCTTGAGAAGCCAGAAGGTGTAGTTGTGCAATTTGGCGGACAAACGGCTATTAATCTTGCAGCAGATCTGGTAAAGAGAGGAGTGAAAATTCTCGGAACTTCTCTTGAAAACTTAGACCGGGCAGAAGACCGTGATAAATTTGAGCATGCCCTTGCAGAGCTGGGCATTCCTATGCCAAAAGGAAAGACTGCCCTATCTGTGGAGCAGGCAGTAGCGATTGCCGGTGAAATCGGTTATCCCGTGGTTGTCCGTCCATCATATGTACTTGGCGGAAGAGCCATGGAGATAGTTTATAAAGAAGCAGAGCTTCTACATTATATGGAAAACGCTGTAAAAGTGAATCCGGAGCACCCAGTATTAATCGACCGGTATCTGACTGGGAAGGAGATTGAAGTGGACGCCATTTCGGATGGGGAAAATGTGCTCATCCCGGGCATCATGGAGCATATTGAAAGAGCTGGAGTACACTCAGGAGATTCCATTGCAGTCTATCCCCCGCAAAACATTTCAGAGGCAATCAAAGACAAGCTTGTTGAGTATACCGAGAAGATGGCTAGGGGCCTTGGCATTATAGGACTCCTGAATATCCAGTATGTAGTGGCAAAAGGGGAAGTATATGTCCTTGAAGTCAATCCGCGTTCAAGCCGGACCGTTCCTTTCTTGAGCAAGATTACAAATGTGCCAATGGCCAAAATCGCCACGAAGGTTATCATGGGGCAAACTTTGGCTCAGCAGGGCTGCGGATCCGGCCTTCTGCCGGAGAGAAAAGGCGTGTTTGTAAAAGTGCCGGTGTTCTCATTTGCGAAATTAAGAAGAGTAGACATCACTTTAGGGCCTGAAATGAAGTCAACTGGAGAAGTTATGGGAAAAGATTCAACGCTTGAAAAAGCCCTTTATAAAGGCCTTGTTGCTTCCGGCATGAAAATCCAGCCGTTTGGAACGGTACTAATGACTGTCGCAGACAAGGATAAGGAAGAAGCTCTGCAGCTGGCAAAGAGATTTGTATCCATCGGCTACAGGCTAATGGCGACAAGCGGGACAGCTTTATTCCTTAAAACTGCCGGCATTCCTGTAAAAGTAACTGGAAAAATCGGGTCAGAAGGGCCAAACCTTCTGGATGTCATTAGAAATGGCGAAGCCCAATTTGTTATAAATACTCTAACAAAAGGAAAACAGCCTGCCAGAGATGGCTTCCGCATCCGCCGTGAATCGGTGGAAAATGGCGTGCCATGCCTTACTTCTCTAGATACGGCAGAAGCAATCCTTCAAGTAATCGAATCAATGAATTTCTCAGCAGATGCGATGGATAAACCAGAACAAGTCCGGGAGGCGGTTTTATCTTGA
- a CDS encoding dihydroorotate dehydrogenase electron transfer subunit: protein MRQEQCTVISQNKLAENIYELTLQGELVHEMKEPGQFVHLKISGGFDPMLRRPISIAEILPDESQFKMIYRAEGRGTIMLSEKKHGDYADVLGPLGNGFPISEAGRGDTALLVGGGIGVPPLYELSKQLVSRGVKVIHVLGFQSASAVFYEEKFAQLGETYLATADGSAGTKGFVTDVIKRFNINFDVLYSCGPTPMLKALENQYSHKNVYLSLEERMGCGIGACFACVCHTGDDPDGYSYKKVCSDGPVFKAGEVVL, encoded by the coding sequence ATCAGACAGGAACAATGCACTGTAATATCGCAAAATAAACTTGCCGAAAACATTTATGAGCTCACCCTTCAAGGTGAGCTTGTTCATGAAATGAAAGAGCCCGGGCAATTTGTGCATTTGAAAATTTCCGGGGGTTTTGACCCGATGCTAAGAAGGCCGATCAGCATTGCTGAGATTTTACCAGATGAAAGCCAGTTTAAGATGATATACCGTGCTGAAGGCAGGGGAACGATCATGCTTTCAGAAAAAAAACATGGCGATTACGCAGATGTATTGGGGCCGCTGGGAAATGGGTTTCCAATCAGTGAAGCTGGCCGAGGGGATACAGCACTTCTTGTGGGAGGAGGAATCGGAGTACCCCCTCTATATGAGTTGTCCAAACAGCTTGTAAGCCGTGGTGTTAAGGTGATTCATGTCCTTGGCTTTCAGTCAGCAAGTGCCGTTTTTTATGAAGAAAAGTTTGCTCAGCTGGGCGAGACCTATCTGGCTACAGCTGATGGAAGCGCAGGAACAAAAGGCTTTGTTACAGATGTTATTAAAAGATTTAATATTAATTTCGATGTTTTATATTCCTGCGGCCCGACGCCGATGCTGAAGGCGCTTGAAAATCAATACTCTCATAAAAACGTATACCTGTCATTGGAAGAACGGATGGGCTGCGGCATCGGGGCGTGCTTTGCATGCGTCTGCCATACAGGGGATGACCCTGATGGATACAGTTATAAAAAAGTCTGCAGTGACGGACCGGTCTTTAAAGCAGGGGAGGTAGTTCTATGA
- a CDS encoding dihydroorotate dehydrogenase, whose translation MNSLNVSLPGLELKNPIMPASGCFGFGREFSQLYDLSQLGAIMIKATTFEPRFGNPTPRVAETSAGMLNAIGLQNPGLEKVVNEELVWLEQFDVPIIANVAGSQEEDYVAVAKKISASRNVHALELNISCPNVKTGGIAFGTIPEIAKNLTKKVKEVSEVPVYVKLSPNVTNIVEMAKAVEDGGADGLTMINTLVGMRIDLKTGKPILANKTGGLSGPAIKPVALRMIYEVSQQVSLPIIGMGGIESAEDVIEYFYAGASAVAIGTANFVDPFVCPKIIDRLPELIEKLGYEHISECVGRSWKKHEKAAHYCS comes from the coding sequence ATGAACTCATTAAATGTCAGTCTGCCTGGACTGGAATTAAAAAATCCAATCATGCCTGCTTCAGGATGCTTTGGCTTCGGCAGAGAATTCAGCCAGCTGTATGATTTGAGTCAATTGGGTGCGATCATGATCAAGGCGACAACCTTTGAGCCCCGTTTTGGAAATCCAACACCAAGAGTGGCTGAGACCTCTGCAGGGATGCTGAATGCAATTGGGCTGCAGAATCCCGGACTGGAAAAAGTAGTGAATGAAGAACTGGTCTGGCTTGAACAATTTGATGTACCGATCATTGCCAATGTAGCCGGTTCGCAGGAAGAGGATTATGTTGCGGTTGCCAAAAAAATTTCTGCAAGCCGGAATGTACATGCGCTTGAACTCAATATCTCCTGTCCGAATGTAAAAACAGGCGGAATTGCATTTGGCACTATTCCTGAAATTGCTAAAAACCTAACGAAAAAAGTAAAAGAGGTTTCAGAGGTACCTGTCTATGTGAAGCTTTCACCAAATGTCACAAATATTGTAGAAATGGCAAAAGCAGTGGAAGATGGAGGAGCTGACGGCTTAACGATGATCAACACGCTTGTTGGCATGAGAATCGATCTAAAAACAGGCAAACCGATTTTGGCAAATAAAACTGGGGGACTTTCAGGGCCAGCCATTAAGCCTGTCGCGCTCCGGATGATATATGAAGTGAGCCAGCAGGTGTCCCTTCCGATTATCGGAATGGGGGGCATTGAATCAGCAGAGGATGTCATTGAATACTTCTATGCAGGTGCAAGTGCAGTAGCGATTGGAACAGCTAATTTCGTTGATCCTTTTGTGTGTCCGAAAATTATCGATAGGCTGCCGGAACTTATTGAAAAGCTAGGATATGAACATATTTCAGAATGTGTTGGAAGGAGCTGGAAGAAACATGAAAAAGCCGCTCATTATTGCTCTTGA
- the pyrF gene encoding orotidine-5'-phosphate decarboxylase, producing MKKPLIIALDFPGKLEVNHFLKNFENEKLFLKVGMELFYQEGPSIVHDLKEQGHEIFLDLKLHDIPNTVKSAMKRLAGLGCDMVNVHAAGGKAMMEAAREGLEAGSSGKRPFCIAVTQLTSTSEQQMKSEQLIPASLNESVLHYANLAKEAGLDGVVCSSLEAREISSRIGSSFLTVTPGIRLSSDDSGDQKRVATPEFARKEGASAIVVGRSITRAENPFEKYIQCKHSWEGVLNEA from the coding sequence ATGAAAAAGCCGCTCATTATTGCTCTTGATTTTCCAGGAAAATTGGAAGTTAATCATTTTCTGAAGAACTTTGAAAATGAAAAATTATTTCTAAAGGTCGGCATGGAGTTATTTTACCAGGAGGGGCCTTCTATCGTTCACGATTTAAAAGAACAAGGGCATGAGATTTTCCTTGATCTCAAGCTTCATGATATTCCTAATACCGTTAAAAGTGCCATGAAGCGACTTGCGGGGCTTGGCTGCGATATGGTTAATGTACATGCCGCAGGAGGGAAAGCCATGATGGAAGCAGCACGTGAAGGACTTGAAGCCGGGAGTTCAGGGAAAAGGCCATTTTGTATTGCTGTGACGCAGCTGACAAGCACATCCGAACAGCAAATGAAATCAGAGCAATTAATTCCTGCTTCATTAAACGAATCTGTTCTTCATTATGCCAATCTTGCCAAAGAAGCAGGACTTGATGGCGTAGTATGTTCAAGTCTTGAGGCAAGGGAGATAAGTTCGCGAATAGGATCTTCCTTTTTGACTGTAACACCGGGAATACGCCTTTCATCTGACGACTCCGGAGATCAGAAGAGAGTTGCCACACCTGAATTCGCCAGAAAGGAAGGGGCTTCCGCAATTGTAGTAGGCCGCTCGATTACCAGAGCGGAAAATCCATTTGAAAAGTATATTCAATGCAAGCATTCTTGGGAGGGCGTTCTAAATGAAGCGTAA